TCTTCAAGTATCGGATTTATTCTCGAACAACCGTCTCTTATGATGATCTGAAGACGGCGTTCGAGCATTGTGATATCTATGATGATTATCTGAACTTCACACATCTGTTAAAGATTAACCCGGAGTACCACAATGGGAAAATTTATGAGTTTTCTCTCTCCTACTTTGCCGAATGTATGGAAAACTACTATACCTCTCGTAATGAAACGGAAAACTTCAAGAGCTTTTATACGCCTGCGCTTTATTCGGATCGCACCTTCGGTCTGGATATCTATAATAAACTAATCATGTTTTTTGAGATGATGCTTTCCAAGCAGCGAACCATTGATACACGTTTGTTGTATACGTTGAAAGAACACAAAAAATTTATGAATCTCAAAATTAAGTATATAGAACAGGAAGGCCACTATGTTTTTCCCGTAAAGTTTAAAGACAACTATATTCGAGTTGAACAAGAGGCAACGATTATCCTGAACCAGTTTTTGAAATACGGCATGACCCAACGTGAGGATCATATCATCAGCTTGATGGGCAGATTAGGTGCTCTGTACCAACTGGAGAAAGAATCACTTGAGCTGTTATTAAATGATTTCAACAGTCGGG
The window above is part of the Paenibacillus sp. 1781tsa1 genome. Proteins encoded here:
- a CDS encoding BtrH N-terminal domain-containing protein — translated: MKTLPLCNPLISNYPQHAFYLSIISDHQECQPWIYSNYANLFLSDWKNDEIFLDFYVQTPEHHFNPWFKDSQRLHRNLILGSIPDFISFIKDQIDSGHYVWTHVDEYYIPDTPSFRNYRFAHAVMIYGYDDSTREFQLAGFFKYRIYSRTTVSYDDLKTAFEHCDIYDDYLNFTHLLKINPEYHNGKIYEFSLSYFAECMENYYTSRNETENFKSFYTPALYSDRTFGLDIYNKLIMFFEMMLSKQRTIDTRLLYTLKEHKKFMNLKIKYIEQEGHYVFPVKFKDNYIRVEQEATIILNQFLKYGMTQREDHIISLMGRLGALYQLEKESLELLLNDFNSRGIRSGKPILSQS